The following proteins come from a genomic window of Papaver somniferum cultivar HN1 unplaced genomic scaffold, ASM357369v1 unplaced-scaffold_65, whole genome shotgun sequence:
- the LOC113343716 gene encoding zinc finger protein BRUTUS-like At1g74770, producing MEQNGEFLGFGGCYWWCCGGGGDEFSSEECPLLEKVEVGGSTNSSTIGTVLVMDAPTLIFVCFHKAFRAELEELHRITLSFLEINGFPGRDLILDLLYRFRYLQLVYKYHSAAENEVIFKALGERVKNIECSYYLEHRRSIDDLFDSVFWWFSSLLEADGKFSLPFQELVNRVNSLQSSICQDMLREDEQVFPWLIQFSLEEQASLVRKFIYSVPITLLEDMLPWMASYLPKTEQINFALCIKAVIPKENLLRKVMISWLVKKRQPTSKSFSIPESGNWVLSSNIPLCLKEFPKAYLSGKNLPGKICSGIKSDRTEHTAKCHPIDVLHVWHGVISKDLNKILEDLQEKGGSRIYSHLSSICSRLKFFVDVLIFYSAALEKVFFSVLNELVDESSSFSHRRFPDDSQIEGLFQALQNLSSQNIMSLSTHLERLGLQLDSFIEGINAHFAFQESEVLPLIRKHCDYEMQQSLLYKSLQVMPLGLLKCVISWLSTHLTEDESNAITCSMMLAGSVSDISFASLLNEWVRIEYSGKTAIGKFRQELHYMFNSMRAFFPEDHEVHHRQKSHSGQEKLDFTATSEKIAGDNTLYSSEMNLQILFPEALRNMP from the exons ATGGAACAAAATGGGGAATTTCTAGGGTTTGGTGGTTGTTATTGGTGGtgctgtggtggtggtggtgatgaattTTCCTCCGAAGAGTGTCCATTGTTAGAAAAGGTTGAGGTTGGGGGAAGCACTAATAGTAGTACAATTGGTACTGTTCTGGTTATGGATGCTCCGACTCTCATTTTTGTATGTTTTCATAAAGCTTTTAGGGCTGAACTTGAAGAGCTTCATCGAATTACTTTGTCTTTCTTGGAGATTAATGGGTTTCCTGGACGTGATTTGATTCTTGATCTTCTTTATCGGTTTCGATATCTTCAACTTGTTTATAAGTATCACTCAGCTGCTGAGAATGAG GTTATCTTTAAAGCCTTGGGCGAACGTGTAAAAAACATTGAATGTTCATATTATCTTGAACATAGAAGGTCCATAGATGATCTTTTTGATTCAGTATTCTGGTGGTTCAGTTCATTGTTGGAGGCTGATGGAAAATTTTCACTACCATTTCAAGAACTGGTGAACCGTGTTAACTCATTGCAGTCCTCCATTTGCCAGGATATGCTCAGAGAAGACGAACAG gtttttcCTTGGCTGATTCAGTTCTCCTTGGAAGAACAGGCTTCACTTGTTAGGAAGTTCATTTACAGTGTACCTATAACGTTGTTGGAAGATATGTTACCATGGATGGCATCCTATCTTCCTAAAACTGAACAGATCAATTTCGCGCTTTGCATTAAAGCGGttattcctaaagagaatctaTTACGAAAG GTTATGATATCCTGGCTGGTTAAGAAAAGGCAACCAACTTCCAAATCCTTCAGCATCCCTGAAAGTGGAAATTGGGTTTTAAGCTCGAACATACCATTATGCTTGAAGGAGTTTCCAAAGGCATACTTGTCTGGCAAGAACTTACCTGGGAAGATCTGCAGTGGAATAAAATCAGATCGTACCGAACATACTGCTAAATGTCATCCtattgatgttcttcatgtttgGCATGGTGTTATCAGCAAGGATTTGAACAAAATTCTAGAGGACCTACAAGAAAAAGGAGGATCCAGGATTTATTCACATTTATCTTCAATATGTAGCCGGTTAAAGTTCTTTGTAGATGTCCTCATATTCTACAG TGCTGCCTTGGAGAAAGTATTCTTCTCAGTATTGAATGAACTTGTGGACGAGTCCTCATCTTTCTCGCACAGAAGGTTTCCAGATGACTCACAGATTGAAGGTCTCTTTCAAGCTCTACAAAATTTGAGTTCACAAAATATTATGTCACTCTCAACCCATTTGGAGAGGTTGGGCTTGCAATTGGACTCTTTCATAGAGGGAATCAATGCGCACTTTGCTTTTCAAGAATCCGAG GTTTTGCCTCTCATCCGCAAGCACTGTGATTATGAAATGCAGCAGAGCTTGTTGTATAAGAGCTTGCAAGTGATGCCTCTTGGGTTGTTAAAATGTGTGATAAGTTGGTTGTCAACCCATTTAACCGAAGACGAGTCAAATGCTATAACTTGCAGCATGATGTTGGCAG GATCTGTAAGTGACATATCATTTGCTTCTCTCTTGAACGAGTGGGTCCGCATTGAATATTCAGGTAAAACCGCTATTGGAAAATTCAGACAAGAGCTACACTATATGTTCAATAGCATGCGTGCTTTCTTTCCGGAGGATCATGAAGTTCATCATCGCCAGAAGTCTCATTCTGGTCAGGAAAAACTAGATTTTACTGCTACGTCAGAGAAAATTGCAGGTGACAATACATTGTACTCTAGCGAAATGAATCTGCAGATATTGTTCCCTGAGGCTCTAAGAAACAT GCCCTGA